A genome region from Drosophila simulans strain w501 chromosome 2R, Prin_Dsim_3.1, whole genome shotgun sequence includes the following:
- the LOC120284338 gene encoding uncharacterized protein LOC120284338 produces the protein MHPSSSSCSNTNVNVLPMFRQPPSIAFFSVAHLHDILVSKIIFFQFKFDFPSSHKITIFCPRAGDKTTKWIMELIKKQNDLDTENWRLITRKNEGGGSLLSLCIDDNSCAKTISSDHKLNFRFGDISVCGLKKAKSIKFGTRQVETPRNPLVSAEKEKPNKLFESSEDLADNADLDATIIEMGDQTPISSQELDMELDLLSKEEAMPADGDLGISRSATPTT, from the exons ATGCATCCGTCTTCCTCCAGCTGTAGCAACACCAATGTAAATGTGTTGCCAATGTTCAGACAGCCGCCCAGTATTGC ttttttcaGTGTTGCTCATCTTCACGATATTCTtgtttcaaaaattatttttttccaattcAAATTCGACTTCCCATCGTCACACAAGATCACCATCTTCTGTCCCAGGGCAggggacaaaacaacaaagtggatcatGGAATTGATAAAGAAACAGAATGACTTGGACACCGAGAACTGGCGTCTCATAACAAGGAagaatgagggtggtggctcgctcctcagccttTGCATTGATGACAACTCATGCGCCAAGACTATTTCTAGTGACCACAAGCTGAACTTCAGGTTTGGAGACATATCAGTTTGTGGTCTAAAGAAGGCCAAATCGATCAAATTCGGCACAAGACAGGTCGAGACTCCTCGAAATCCACTAGTCTccgcggagaaggagaagcccaATAAGCTCTTCGAATCCAGCGAGGATCTGGCAGATAATGCGGATCTTGATGCGACCatcatcgagatgggggaTCAGACCCCGATATCCTCTCAGGAGCTAGATATGGAACTAGACCTGCTGAGTAAGGAAGAAGCGATGCCGGCGGATGGTGATCTGGGTATCTCCAGATCAGCAACGCCGACGACGTAG
- the LOC27207463 gene encoding integrator complex subunit 3 homolog: MEQQQSKNNAHVSKLFVCTAVDCKDDIEEKFERSFLTLQMQISGLSDKEMHDMLSQAVCKEKQHEDISIGFLYIMLTDPSMASKTYRDVTLVSRDGMNGIVTNLTFLVAEKYTKLTEVARRQLIWLLREFVRHQVLSVENVIWNCLRQAGGGDVSSRNLFLIESLLDIFIEFRTWLESNPFLVQSTVYSFVRLIEDHANPALLSLRQKEVKFTISLIRERFHDIIPLGRDFVRLLQNVARIPEFEQLWRDILFNPKMLHQTFNGIWQLLHIRTSRRFLQCRLLPEMERKISFLASSVKFGNQKRYQDWFQDKYFATPESHSLRSDLIRFIINVIHPTNDMLCSDIIPRWAIIGWLISSCTNPIASANAKLSLFYDWLFFDPAKDNIMNIEPGILVMYHSIRNHPFVSSTLLDFLCRITKNFFVKHEDKIRIGVYNSLKLILEKQVIPNLQPLFESPKLDRELRNLIRDNFREFLSPPANLGQLLYTSLHPVQGHILKIESDQRILHCENVDLHETGLINISGTVDEDKKISLVPTDQEIESVFSGETAENLRRVHNIEDNTDDDDDLPLSEVRLKEKPKVELAEAIAESFDAFVTKRNSYTWEAFLKDFRPLPASAFEEFQLNYVISNTVLILRETLPQQNIFSESKTEEKHLAKSISYPLYGLFRFLYENDEKSKKPFQTLLSEICEGIPEIGYLLLYFMKIYCKLQTRKNSQQSYQFKTTIYRQICDAADEKIGNCLLRDLDLLEKENTNIFLWLLPDIYREFKSIATNNTDILRITLRCIDAKNVRDILYSVAQGKLTIFKQDGLIDCIRQSLEFETYEQFCLWQIVQAHDVPLRCIQDILPELEAGSHPEALSHFLLLLKNEEPTNEIIRLMLSRESKSKGDPFVTSALRFWCLRYEEKLSEIIASLLTSKYPSSSPNKRKRPPKGISVTTSTPSADQVLNHLEHYRRSCRHGTGTGLYVHDMMQRALQSAYSHSNDSTKKQFCDLFALAAEEDTTVGRRGGSGRGRKQPGSKKDVNNHGTSKKNAEMVKTIYSSDDNSSEEDWSKSKILQTAKRRKKANNDSD, encoded by the exons ATGGAACAGCagcaatcaaaaaataatgcTCACGTCTCAAAGTTGTTCGTTTGCACGGCTGTTGATTGCAAAGATGATATTGAGGAG aaATTCGAGCGTTCGTTTCTCACTCTGCAGATGCAAATTTCTGGTCTTAGTGACAAAGAGATGCATGATATGTTGTCACAAGCTGTGTGTAAAGAAAAACAGCATGAAGATATATCAATCGGCTTTCTCTACATAATGCTTACCGACCCTTCTATGGCTTCCAAAACATATCGGGACGTTACGCTCGTATCTAGAGACGGAATGAATGGCATTGTCACAAATCTCACATTTCTGGTTGCTGAGAAATATACTAAGCTCACGGAGGTAGCGCGAAGGCAATTAATTTGGTTGTTACGGGAATTCGTAAGGCACCAGGTTCTAAGTGTTGAAAATGTTATATGGAACTGTTTGCGGCAGGCTGGCGGAGGAGATGTTTCCTCCAGAAACCTTTTTCTTATCGAGAGCCTTTTGGATATATTCATCGAGTTTAGAACGTGGTTGGAAAGCAACCCATTTCTCGTTCAGTCTACAGTTTACAGCTTCGTACGCCTAATAGAAGATCACGCAAACCCTGCTCTATTGTCGCTTCGGCAGAAAGAAGTGAAGTTTACGATATCATTGATCCGAGAAAGGTTCCATGATATTATACCTCTTGGAAGGGATTTTGTACG cCTCCTACAAAACGTAGCTCGAATTCCTGAGTTTGAACAACTGTGGCGGGATATTCTTTTCAATCCTAAAATGTTGCATCAAACTTTTAATGGAATTTGGCAACTACTGCATATACGGACAAGTCGAAGGTTTCTACAATGCCGTCTGCTGCCTGAGATGGAACGAAAAATAAGCTTCTTAGCATCCTCTGTTAAGTTTGGAAATCAAAAGAGATACCAAGATTGGTTTCAGGACAAATACTTTGCTACACCTGAGTCTCATAGCTTACGATCTGATCTAATTCGATTTATCATAAATGTTATCCATCCCACTAACGATATGTTGTGCTCTGATATTATACCGCGATGGGCAATTATAGGTTGGCTCATCTCGTCCTGCACCAATCCCATTGCTTCTGCTAATGCAAAGTTGTCATTGTTTTATGATTGGTTATTTTTTGATCCTGCAAAGGATAATATAATGAACATAGAGCCTGGAATTTTAGTTATGTACCACTCTATAAGAAATCATCCATTTGTTAGTAGCACGCTGTTGGATTTCTTATGCCGTAttacaaaaaactttttcgtAAAACATGAAGATAAAATTCGGATTGGTGTTTACAATTCATTGAAATTAATTCTCGAAAAGCAG GTGATACCAAATCTGCAACCACTCTTTGAGTCACCCAAACTTGACAGAGAACTGCGTAATTTAATAAGGGACAATTTTAGAGAGTTTTTATCACCGCCTGCCAATCTCGGTCAGCTACTTTACACTTCCCTGCATCCAGTTCAGGgtcatattttaaaaatagagaGCGATCAAAGAATTTTACATTGCG AAAACGTGGACCTTCATGAAACTGGGCTCATAAATATTAGTGGGACAGTCGATGAAGACAAAAAGATATCACTCGTGCCAACGGATCAAGAAATTGAAAGTGTTTTTAGCGGCGAAACTGCTGAAAACTTGAGAAGAGTTCACAACATCGAGGACAATAcggatgacgatgatgaccTACCTTTATCAGAG GTAAGACTTAAAGAAAAGCCAAAGGTAGAACTAGCAGAAGCAATAGCCGAATCATTTGATGCATTTGTTACGAAGCGTAACTCATACACTTGGGAGGCTTTTTTGAAAGATTTCCGGCCATTACCAGCGTCTGCCTTTGAAGAGTTTCAGCTGAACTATGTGATATCAAATACTGTTCTAATTTTACGGGAGACTTTGCctcaacaaaatatattttccgaGAGCAAAACCGAAGAAAAACATTTGGCAAAAAGTATAAGTTATCCATTGTACGGtttgtttcgatttttatatgaaaacgacgaaaaaagcaaaaaaccatTTCAAACCTTGCTGTCAGAGATCTGTGAAGGAATACCGGAAATTGGCTATTTGCTTCTGTActttatgaaaatttattgtAAGCTTCAAACCCGCAAAAACTCTCAACAATCATATCAGTTTAAAACAACTATTTATCGACAAATTTGCGATGCGGCAGATGAGAAAATCGGCAACTGTCTGTTACGGGATCTTGATCTGctagaaaaggaaaacacaaatatttttttatggctcCTTCCTGATATATATAGAGAGTTTAAGTCAATAGCGACAAATAACACGGATATTTTGCGAATAACACTACGTTGCATAGATGCAAAAAATGTGCGTGACATATTATACTCAGTCGCACAAGGAAAACTTACAATATTTAAACAAGATGGACTCATTGATTGCATAAGGCAAAGTCTTGAGTTTGAGACATACGAACAGTTTTGCCTTTGGCAAATTGTTCAAGCTCACGACGTACCCTTAAGGTGTATACAG GACATATTGCCAGAATTGGAAGCCGGAAGTCATCCCGAAGCGTTAAgccattttttattattgcttAAAAATGAAGAACCCACAAATGAAATAATCCGATTAATGCTTAGCAGAGAATCAAAGTCGAAAGGGGATCCATTCGTAACCTCAGCCTTAAG ATTCTGGTGTCTACGCTATGAAGAAAAACTGTCTGAAATCATTGCTTCCCTGCTTACATCAAAATACCCTAGTTCATCTCCCAACAAAAGAAAACGACCCCCCAAGGGAATTTCTGTCACGACTAGCACTCCTTCTGCTGATCAA GTATTAAATCATCTGGAGCATTATAGAAGAAGTTGCAGACATGGCACTGGAACTGGCCTTTACGTTCATGATATGATGCAGAGAGCACTTCAATCGGCTTACTCTCACAGTAATGATAGTACTAAG AAACAATTTTGTGATTTGTTCGCCCTGGCAGCGGAAGAAGATACCACAGTTGGCCGACGCGGTGGAAGCGGTCGTGGACGTAAACAACCTGGGAGTAAGAAAGATGTCAATAATCATGGGACAAGTAAAAAAAATGCGGAAATggttaaaacaatatattcaTCCGATGACAATTCTAGCGAG gAGGATTGGTCAAAATCTAAAATATTGCAAACGGCTAAGAGAAGGAAAAAAGCTAACAATGATTCTGACTGA